One genomic window of Luteitalea pratensis includes the following:
- the thiS gene encoding sulfur carrier protein ThiS, with the protein MTIQLNGERYEVSESLTVEALLARLEIDGRRVAVELNELVVKKAAYADTVVRDGDAVEVVNFVGGG; encoded by the coding sequence TTGACGATTCAACTCAACGGCGAGCGCTATGAAGTCTCGGAATCGCTGACGGTCGAGGCGCTGCTCGCGCGCCTCGAGATCGACGGCCGCCGAGTCGCCGTCGAATTGAACGAGTTGGTTGTCAAGAAGGCCGCCTACGCCGACACCGTCGTCCGTGACGGCGATGCCGTCGAAGTCGTCAACTTCGTGGGCGGCGGGTAG
- a CDS encoding thiazole synthase — MSDTLTIADRTFTSRLFVGTGKYPSHPVMAQCHAASGAEVVTVAVRRVDLSDKSGTSLMDYIAPSLFILPNTAACYTAADAIRTARLGREAGLSNWVKLEVIGDEVTLLPDNEALIEATRVLVKEGFVVLPYTTDDPVACRKLEDAGAAAVMPLGAPIGSGLGIQNQNNISIIKEFARVPVVVDAGVGTASDVAIAMELGADAVLLNTAIAAAGQPVLMAEAMKHAVAAGRLAFLAGRMPKRRYGSASSPLTGTIHAASRA, encoded by the coding sequence ATGTCCGACACGCTGACCATCGCTGACCGCACGTTCACCTCCCGGCTCTTCGTCGGGACCGGCAAGTACCCGTCGCACCCGGTCATGGCCCAGTGTCATGCGGCATCGGGCGCCGAGGTCGTGACGGTGGCCGTCCGGCGCGTGGACCTCTCGGACAAGAGCGGCACGTCGCTGATGGACTACATCGCGCCGTCGCTGTTCATCCTGCCGAACACGGCGGCGTGCTACACGGCGGCCGACGCGATCAGGACGGCACGCCTCGGGCGCGAGGCCGGCCTCTCGAACTGGGTGAAGCTGGAGGTGATCGGCGACGAGGTCACGCTCTTGCCCGACAACGAGGCGCTCATCGAGGCCACGAGGGTCCTGGTCAAGGAAGGGTTCGTGGTCTTGCCGTACACGACCGACGACCCGGTCGCGTGCCGCAAGCTGGAAGATGCCGGCGCCGCGGCCGTGATGCCGCTCGGGGCCCCGATCGGATCCGGACTCGGCATCCAGAACCAGAACAACATCTCGATCATCAAGGAATTCGCCAGGGTGCCGGTCGTGGTCGACGCCGGTGTCGGCACGGCCTCCGACGTGGCGATCGCGATGGAACTCGGCGCAGATGCCGTCCTGCTGAACACGGCCATCGCGGCCGCCGGGCAGCCGGTCCTGATGGCCGAGGCCATGAAGCACGCGGTGGCGGCTGGCCGACTCGCCTTCCTCGCCGGCCGTATGCCGAAGCGCCGGTACGGGTCGGCGAGCAGCCCGTTGACCGGCACGATTCACGCCGCGTCGCGCGCATAA
- a CDS encoding class I SAM-dependent methyltransferase, whose amino-acid sequence MSDVRFTRSVDKAHLARVKAAREQADAAYNAALSALDAALPGAATMPRPSAAPDETQVTPLNEQFKVVGALQLPGGLKGRLLRPLWALVEPLFARQEAFNAALVDHINRNVAGGRSVRDSQVALIETVRIELERLATFHSALIVYLQQITPYVDSKDYEFDVLATRRVEDVGEAVETLHHRTVGPGGAISGVGDELNRRLEMLAVRERRYEARVGALDAAHAQLAQSLGVITRATQTLKREVEHLVERVPEDDGRDGSPSRPSPPVQQSHAPCEGDPEPVSASGGHGRLGEPALPATTSTNSFAAGGIESFKYVGFEDQFRGSATVIRERLQDYVPLFAAQQDVLDIGCGRGEFLDLLRHQGVRARGLDINHEMVEVCRQRGLDASEGDALGYLRGLADESLGGIFAAQVVEHLEPDYLVCLLQRAGDVLRSGGVLVLETVNVACWFAFFQSYVRDITHVRPLHPDTLAYFVRASGFPQVDVQYRSPYPDAHKLQHVPGGDAWHYAVNANVDKLNSLLFTHLDYAVVARKP is encoded by the coding sequence ATGTCCGACGTCCGCTTCACCCGCTCGGTCGACAAGGCACATCTCGCACGCGTCAAGGCCGCGCGCGAGCAAGCCGACGCCGCCTACAACGCCGCGTTGTCGGCGCTGGATGCCGCGTTGCCCGGCGCTGCCACGATGCCGCGTCCGTCGGCGGCGCCCGACGAGACGCAGGTCACGCCTCTCAACGAACAGTTCAAGGTCGTCGGCGCCCTGCAGTTGCCCGGCGGGCTCAAGGGGCGCCTGCTCCGTCCGCTCTGGGCGCTGGTGGAGCCGCTGTTCGCACGCCAGGAAGCCTTCAACGCCGCGCTCGTCGATCACATCAACCGCAACGTCGCCGGTGGACGCTCGGTCCGCGACAGCCAGGTCGCGCTGATCGAGACGGTGCGGATCGAGCTCGAACGACTGGCGACGTTCCACTCCGCGCTGATCGTGTACCTGCAGCAGATCACGCCGTACGTGGATTCCAAGGACTACGAGTTCGACGTGCTCGCGACCCGGCGCGTCGAGGACGTGGGTGAGGCCGTCGAGACACTGCATCACCGCACCGTTGGCCCGGGCGGCGCCATCAGCGGTGTTGGCGACGAGTTGAACCGTCGCCTGGAAATGCTGGCGGTGCGGGAGCGACGCTACGAGGCGCGTGTTGGCGCCCTCGACGCGGCCCATGCCCAGCTCGCGCAATCGCTCGGCGTCATCACTCGCGCGACGCAGACGCTCAAGCGCGAGGTGGAGCATCTGGTCGAACGGGTACCGGAGGATGACGGTAGGGACGGCTCTCCGAGCCGTCCATCGCCGCCCGTCCAACAGTCGCACGCGCCATGCGAGGGCGACCCTGAGCCGGTGAGTGCTTCAGGTGGACATGGCCGGCTCGGAGAGCCGGCCCTACCAGCGACGACCTCGACCAACTCGTTCGCCGCCGGTGGCATCGAGTCGTTCAAGTACGTCGGGTTCGAGGACCAGTTCCGCGGATCGGCCACCGTGATCCGCGAGCGGCTGCAGGACTACGTGCCGCTGTTTGCCGCACAGCAGGATGTGCTCGACATCGGCTGCGGACGCGGCGAGTTCCTCGACCTGCTGCGGCACCAGGGCGTGCGCGCACGAGGGCTCGACATCAACCACGAGATGGTCGAGGTGTGCCGGCAGCGCGGGCTGGACGCCAGCGAGGGCGACGCGCTCGGCTACCTGCGGGGGCTCGCCGACGAGAGCCTCGGCGGCATCTTCGCGGCACAGGTCGTCGAGCATCTCGAGCCCGATTACCTGGTGTGCCTGCTGCAGCGCGCCGGCGACGTGCTGCGGTCGGGCGGCGTTCTCGTGCTCGAAACCGTCAACGTCGCGTGCTGGTTCGCGTTCTTCCAGAGCTACGTGCGCGACATCACGCACGTCCGGCCGCTGCATCCCGACACGCTCGCCTATTTCGTCCGTGCCAGTGGCTTCCCGCAGGTCGACGTCCAGTACCGATCACCGTACCCGGATGCGCACAAGCTGCAGCACGTTCCCGGCGGAGACGCGTGGCACTACGCGGTCAACGCCAACGTCGACAAGCTGAACAGCCTGTTGTTCACGCACCTCGATTACGCGGTCGTCGCCAGGAAGCCGTAG
- a CDS encoding DUF3108 domain-containing protein, translated as MTKHRALLTVLALVGPLALALGAQRLPSRLGGPVGPPPKPGTPAPNKPGAPAPAAATRPAGPEKVVPFKPGEMLTYDVSWSDTLTAGSATLTVRDKRTSFGSTAYYLVAEGQPTSLLSKLYAVYYKADTLVDAYTLFPQRGSVFSQENGRQRMKETKFDQAKRAATFQMRTATTMTQDQALPGPTHDGLSALTAMRTMTFAPGASSSFAVADSGYLYRVTLNVGAKETIPTGLGGLPAWKIVPAIRDSRGQVVGRGMAVWISDDARRLPVRIQAQLPVGTFVLTLKDAR; from the coding sequence ATGACGAAGCACCGTGCCCTGTTGACCGTCCTGGCCCTCGTGGGCCCTCTTGCCCTGGCCCTCGGAGCCCAGCGTCTACCCTCACGGCTCGGCGGTCCGGTGGGTCCACCGCCCAAGCCCGGAACGCCCGCGCCGAACAAGCCGGGCGCCCCTGCGCCCGCTGCGGCGACACGCCCGGCGGGTCCCGAGAAGGTCGTGCCGTTCAAGCCCGGCGAGATGCTGACCTACGACGTCTCGTGGTCGGATACGCTCACCGCCGGCTCGGCGACGCTGACCGTGCGCGACAAGCGGACGTCGTTCGGATCGACGGCCTACTACCTCGTCGCCGAGGGGCAGCCGACGAGCCTGCTCTCGAAGCTGTACGCGGTGTACTACAAGGCCGACACGCTCGTCGACGCCTACACGCTGTTCCCGCAGCGAGGCTCGGTCTTCAGCCAGGAGAACGGCCGGCAGCGGATGAAGGAGACCAAGTTCGACCAGGCCAAACGCGCCGCGACGTTCCAGATGCGCACGGCCACGACCATGACGCAGGACCAGGCGTTGCCGGGCCCGACCCACGACGGCCTGTCGGCCCTGACGGCGATGCGCACCATGACCTTCGCGCCCGGGGCGAGCAGTTCCTTCGCGGTCGCTGACTCCGGGTATCTCTATCGCGTCACGCTGAACGTCGGCGCGAAGGAGACCATCCCGACCGGGCTCGGCGGGCTCCCGGCCTGGAAGATCGTGCCGGCCATTCGCGACAGCAGGGGTCAGGTCGTCGGACGAGGCATGGCGGTGTGGATCTCCGACGATGCACGACGCCTGCCGGTGCGCATCCAGGCGCAGTTGCCAGTCGGCACGTTCGTGCTGACGCTCAAGGACGCCCGGTGA
- a CDS encoding NAD-dependent epimerase/dehydratase family protein, translating to MNPRRVLVTGGAGFVGSGLALRARQTWPDAAVTAFDNLRRRGSELNLARLRAAGVAFVHGDIRNPADLTPLGRELDLLLECSAEPSVLAGYDGDPSYVVDTNLVGTIHCLELARKAGAAVLFLSTSRVYPIAALNDIRTDETETRFEIAGAQTLPGVSRAGINEAFPLHGTRSIYGATKLASELLIAEYHEAFGLRTLVNRCGVIAGPWQMGKVDQGVFSLWMARHLKGGTLTYNGWNGLGKQVRDLLHIDDLADLVVTQVTAFETLDGQMFNAGGGRACSLSLRETTAVCEKITGRRITITPNPDTRVADIKLYVTDNTRVTAATGWAPRRTATDVMRDLYDWMVAHAPQLEQAGIQAG from the coding sequence GTGAATCCGCGCCGCGTGCTGGTGACTGGCGGAGCCGGCTTCGTCGGGTCCGGTCTCGCGCTCCGTGCCCGCCAGACGTGGCCCGATGCGGCCGTCACCGCCTTCGACAACCTGCGCCGCCGTGGCAGCGAGCTGAACCTGGCACGTCTGCGCGCCGCCGGAGTCGCGTTCGTGCACGGCGACATCCGGAACCCCGCGGACCTGACCCCTCTCGGACGCGAACTGGACCTGCTGCTCGAGTGCTCGGCGGAGCCATCGGTGCTGGCTGGCTACGACGGCGACCCGAGCTACGTGGTCGACACCAACCTGGTGGGGACGATTCACTGCCTCGAACTGGCGCGCAAGGCTGGCGCGGCAGTGCTGTTCCTCTCCACGAGCCGGGTGTATCCGATCGCGGCCCTCAACGACATCCGTACCGACGAAACAGAGACGCGCTTCGAGATCGCCGGCGCGCAGACGCTGCCCGGAGTGTCACGGGCAGGGATCAATGAGGCTTTCCCCCTGCACGGCACACGCTCGATCTACGGGGCGACCAAGCTCGCATCGGAGTTGCTGATCGCCGAGTATCACGAGGCGTTCGGCCTGCGGACGCTCGTGAATCGGTGCGGAGTGATTGCCGGCCCATGGCAGATGGGCAAGGTCGACCAGGGTGTCTTCTCACTCTGGATGGCCCGTCACCTCAAGGGCGGGACGCTCACGTACAACGGCTGGAACGGCCTGGGCAAACAGGTGCGCGACCTGTTGCACATCGACGATCTGGCGGATCTGGTCGTGACGCAGGTCACTGCGTTCGAAACACTCGACGGGCAGATGTTCAATGCCGGCGGCGGCCGCGCGTGCAGCTTGTCACTGCGCGAGACCACGGCGGTGTGCGAGAAGATCACGGGCCGGCGGATCACGATCACACCCAATCCGGACACGCGCGTCGCCGACATCAAGCTGTACGTGACCGACAACACTCGCGTGACTGCCGCCACGGGCTGGGCGCCTCGGCGCACTGCCACCGACGTGATGCGCGACCTGTACGACTGGATGGTTGCGCACGCTCCGCAACTCGAGCAGGCCGGCATCCAGGCGGGGTAA
- a CDS encoding D-sedoheptulose-7-phosphate isomerase translates to MTRHVDSAKAVARHGAAISEAFAQSSAVIAAVASDDVLIGSLAVATQSCVDALRAGRKLIFAGNGGSAADAQHLAGELVSRFNFDRPALAALALNTDGAILTAIGNDYGYERVFARQVEALAVAGDVLIAISTSGRSPNVLAAVAAARALGVTTIALCGTGGPLADSCDVALRTPSSRTPHIQEGHIVIGHTLCALIEREMCADGA, encoded by the coding sequence ATGACCAGGCACGTGGACAGTGCGAAGGCCGTGGCGCGACACGGCGCAGCGATCAGTGAAGCATTCGCGCAATCGAGCGCGGTGATCGCGGCGGTGGCAAGCGACGACGTGCTGATCGGGTCGTTGGCCGTGGCCACCCAGTCGTGCGTCGATGCGCTTCGGGCCGGCCGCAAACTCATCTTTGCCGGCAATGGCGGCAGTGCCGCCGACGCGCAGCATCTCGCCGGTGAACTCGTGTCGCGCTTCAACTTCGATCGTCCGGCCCTCGCGGCGCTGGCACTCAACACCGACGGGGCGATCCTCACCGCGATAGGCAACGACTACGGGTACGAGCGCGTGTTCGCTCGCCAGGTCGAGGCGCTCGCGGTGGCGGGTGACGTACTGATTGCGATCTCGACGTCAGGGCGTTCGCCGAACGTGCTGGCGGCCGTGGCGGCCGCCAGGGCGCTTGGCGTGACGACCATCGCGCTCTGCGGCACTGGAGGGCCGCTTGCCGATTCGTGCGACGTCGCCCTGCGCACACCGTCCTCTCGCACGCCGCACATCCAGGAGGGCCACATCGTCATCGGTCACACCTTGTGCGCGCTCATCGAACGGGAGATGTGTGCCGATGGCGCCTGA
- a CDS encoding D-glycero-alpha-D-manno-heptose-1,7-bisphosphate 7-phosphatase, giving the protein MAPEGAAALFLDRDGVVNVDHGYVSRPEDCTFVDGIFELGRAANGAGLALVIVTNQAGIGRGFYSETDFRLFMEWVAEAFADEGCQLSAVYYCPHHPVDGIGAYRGECPCRKPAPGMLLRAAKDLSLNVTRSVLVGDKSTDIEAGMAAGVPRLYLLSPDEPAGRATRLATLRDLAVDLGTREDAGWSPPVYGDRALVRRACP; this is encoded by the coding sequence ATGGCGCCTGAGGGCGCCGCGGCCCTGTTCCTCGATCGCGACGGCGTCGTCAACGTCGACCATGGCTACGTGTCCCGCCCCGAGGACTGCACGTTCGTCGACGGCATCTTCGAGCTTGGGCGCGCGGCGAACGGCGCCGGCCTCGCGCTCGTCATCGTCACCAACCAGGCCGGGATCGGTCGCGGGTTCTACAGCGAAACCGATTTCAGGCTGTTCATGGAGTGGGTGGCCGAGGCGTTTGCCGATGAGGGATGCCAGCTCTCGGCCGTGTACTACTGTCCACACCACCCGGTCGACGGCATCGGTGCGTACCGGGGAGAGTGTCCATGCCGGAAGCCTGCCCCTGGCATGTTGTTGCGAGCCGCCAAGGACCTGTCGCTGAATGTCACGCGGTCCGTCCTCGTCGGCGACAAGTCGACCGATATCGAGGCAGGGATGGCGGCGGGTGTGCCGCGCCTCTACCTGTTGAGTCCGGACGAGCCGGCCGGGCGGGCGACGCGCCTGGCCACGCTGCGCGACCTCGCCGTCGATCTCGGCACGCGGGAGGACGCCGGGTGGAGCCCCCCAGTGTACGGGGACCGTGCGCTCGTCAGGCGAGCCTGCCCATAA
- a CDS encoding NAD-dependent epimerase/dehydratase family protein, with amino-acid sequence MAVALITGSAGLIGSEAVDSLVARGFDVVGIDNDMRRRFFGDDASTSWQKSELERRHGRRYVHEAIDIRDADALMTLFDRYGDSIRVIIHTAAQPSHDWAAREPFTDFSVNATGTLNMLEACRTHCPDAVFVFTSTNKVYGDTPNRLPLIEQDTRWEIDPGHPFAEGIDESMSIDQSTHSLFGASKVAADVLVQEYGRYFGMRTGVFRGGCLTGPHHSGTMLHGFLAYLMKCTVTGTPYRVFGYKGKQVRDNIHSADLVSAFHAFIDAPHAGEVYNMGGSRFSHCSMLEAIALCQEIAGRPLSWSYEEQNRVGDHIWYVSDIGKFRRHYPAWVQQYDLTALLRDIHDQNVERWHAGATR; translated from the coding sequence ATGGCTGTGGCCCTTATCACCGGCTCAGCCGGCCTGATTGGCTCGGAAGCCGTCGATTCCCTGGTCGCCCGCGGGTTCGACGTCGTCGGCATCGACAACGACATGCGTCGCCGGTTCTTTGGCGACGACGCCTCGACTTCCTGGCAAAAGAGCGAACTCGAGCGACGGCATGGTCGCCGGTACGTCCACGAGGCGATCGACATCCGCGACGCCGATGCGTTGATGACGCTGTTCGACCGCTACGGCGACAGCATTCGCGTCATCATCCACACGGCCGCGCAGCCCTCGCACGACTGGGCCGCGCGCGAGCCGTTCACGGACTTCAGCGTCAACGCCACTGGCACGCTCAACATGCTCGAGGCGTGCCGGACGCATTGCCCCGACGCAGTGTTCGTGTTCACGTCCACCAACAAGGTCTACGGCGACACGCCGAACCGGCTGCCCCTCATCGAGCAGGACACGCGCTGGGAGATCGACCCGGGGCACCCATTCGCGGAGGGCATCGACGAGTCGATGAGCATCGACCAGTCGACGCATTCGCTGTTCGGGGCCTCGAAGGTCGCGGCCGACGTGCTGGTGCAGGAGTACGGCCGGTATTTCGGGATGCGGACCGGCGTCTTCCGCGGCGGTTGCCTCACCGGCCCGCACCACTCGGGCACCATGCTGCACGGCTTCCTCGCCTACCTGATGAAGTGCACGGTCACCGGCACGCCGTATCGCGTCTTCGGCTACAAGGGCAAGCAGGTTCGCGACAACATCCACAGCGCCGACCTTGTCAGCGCGTTCCACGCGTTCATCGACGCACCGCACGCAGGCGAGGTCTACAACATGGGCGGGTCGCGGTTCTCGCACTGCTCCATGCTGGAGGCGATCGCGCTCTGCCAGGAGATCGCGGGGCGGCCGTTGTCCTGGTCGTACGAAGAGCAGAACCGCGTCGGCGACCACATCTGGTATGTGAGCGACATCGGCAAGTTCCGCCGCCACTACCCAGCGTGGGTGCAGCAATACGACCTGACGGCGTTACTGCGGGACATCCACGACCAGAACGTGGAACGCTGGCACGCGGGCGCGACGCGATGA
- a CDS encoding methyltransferase domain-containing protein → MTAAGGVDVQSIYERRFADTLAFRREMWGVLCRGFFQRHVSETATVVEIGAGYCEFINNIRARRKIAVDLNPDTRRHAGADVEVILSSTSRMATLDDGVADVVFASNFLEHLTREDILATLREVRRVLTPRGQFLILQPNIRYCREDYWQFFDHITPLCERSLSEALETTGFTVQYLLGRFLPFTTQGRLPNSIALLKLYLQIPPVWRIFGQQSFFIATPRG, encoded by the coding sequence ATGACCGCAGCCGGCGGCGTGGACGTCCAGTCGATCTACGAACGGCGCTTCGCCGACACGCTGGCCTTCCGGCGAGAGATGTGGGGCGTCCTCTGCAGGGGGTTCTTCCAGCGTCACGTGTCGGAGACCGCCACGGTGGTCGAAATCGGCGCCGGCTACTGCGAGTTCATCAACAACATCCGCGCCCGCCGCAAGATCGCCGTCGACCTGAACCCGGACACGCGGCGGCATGCTGGAGCCGACGTCGAGGTGATCCTGTCGTCGACCTCGCGCATGGCCACTCTCGACGACGGCGTCGCCGATGTGGTCTTTGCCAGCAACTTCCTGGAGCACCTGACCCGCGAGGACATTCTCGCCACACTGCGCGAGGTCAGGCGCGTGTTGACGCCGCGAGGGCAGTTCCTGATCCTGCAGCCGAACATCAGGTACTGCCGCGAAGACTACTGGCAGTTTTTCGATCACATCACGCCGCTCTGTGAACGCAGCCTGTCGGAGGCACTCGAGACGACCGGGTTCACCGTGCAGTACCTGCTCGGGCGCTTCCTGCCATTCACGACGCAGGGCCGCTTGCCCAACTCGATTGCGCTGCTCAAGCTGTATCTGCAGATCCCTCCCGTGTGGCGAATCTTCGGACAACAGAGCTTCTTCATCGCGACGCCCCGTGGCTGA
- a CDS encoding glycosyltransferase family 2 protein — MADATRLSLVIPAHNEAEGITPTLRAFSARLRAEGIPFELVVVDDHSTDGTAEVLAGLSEELPELRRVENPRPGGFGHAVLAGLEQFNGDAVCIVMADASDDPADVVTYYQRLSEGFDCVFGSRFVRGAKVVDYPRHKLLLNRLANTFIRLLFGLRLNDTTNAFKCYRRGVIAGCQPLLSKHFNLTVELPLKAIVRGYSYTVVPINWYNRTTGVSKLKLKEMGSRYLFIVLYVWLEKVLSRGDYSRRSGDASGRVSGDVRR, encoded by the coding sequence GTGGCTGACGCGACCCGGTTGTCGCTCGTCATCCCCGCGCACAACGAGGCCGAGGGCATCACGCCGACGCTGCGCGCGTTCTCGGCCAGGCTGCGCGCCGAGGGCATCCCGTTCGAACTGGTGGTCGTCGACGACCACAGCACCGACGGGACGGCCGAAGTGCTGGCGGGCCTGTCGGAGGAACTGCCCGAGTTGCGACGGGTCGAGAACCCGCGGCCGGGCGGGTTCGGTCATGCCGTGCTCGCAGGGCTCGAACAGTTCAACGGCGATGCGGTCTGCATCGTGATGGCCGACGCCTCCGATGATCCGGCCGACGTCGTGACGTATTACCAGCGATTGTCGGAAGGGTTCGACTGCGTGTTCGGGTCGCGCTTCGTCCGTGGTGCGAAGGTCGTCGATTACCCCCGGCACAAACTCCTGCTCAACCGCCTTGCCAACACGTTCATCCGGCTGCTCTTCGGCCTGCGCCTCAACGACACGACCAACGCGTTCAAGTGCTACCGGCGCGGGGTGATCGCCGGCTGCCAGCCGCTCCTGAGCAAGCACTTCAACCTGACCGTGGAACTGCCGCTGAAGGCCATCGTGCGCGGCTATTCGTATACCGTGGTGCCCATCAACTGGTACAACCGCACGACCGGCGTGTCGAAGTTGAAACTCAAGGAGATGGGGAGCCGATATCTTTTCATCGTGTTGTACGTCTGGCTCGAGAAGGTGCTGTCGCGCGGCGACTATTCTCGTCGCTCCGGAGATGCATCAGGCCGCGTCAGCGGCGATGTTCGGCGATGA